The Haliotis asinina isolate JCU_RB_2024 chromosome 2, JCU_Hal_asi_v2, whole genome shotgun sequence genomic interval ATTTGCTTTCATTTTATATGCACATGTTATTTAAACCACTATACATTTTCAGATTCTTAACAATATGAATCGAATAAAGTGGGCAACTCTGGTGACTGTGGCAATCCTGGCAGCGGCAACTTCGAAAGTCAAAGGTATGTGTTTGATACAAACGGGGATTAAAGGGAACATTTGTTGTATATGGTGAACTACTTTAAAAATTGAATTTACTGTAGTCAGAACCATGTATGTTACAGGTTTTTTTTCTTGTAGACAGAATGCTCTATTGTTATATTAATATGTACTTGTTAGTGTCTAAATACTGCTAATGAAGTAAATGTCACTTTCGTATCATATTTCTACCTCACCTTTGAAGGTTTAGCAGTATCTGTATCAAATTATATCAACGTTGACGACTATTGAAAACTAATCAGCAGTGTTGGCACACCAATCCCAAACAATGTTTTCTACATGCAGGTCAACGTTCATGTTCTACGGATGGTTGTCTCCATGGTAACGGTAATCTACGATGTCAATCATGCCAGCCAGGGTGTTACGGCTCAACATGTCGTTCCCAATGCCGTGGACGTTGCCATACGGACGGTTGTGAGAGACAAACTGGCCAGTGTTTCAGATGCCGACCGGGGGTCTACGGAAGAGACTGTGACCAAACATGCCCACGTCATTGCGCCGACAGTGTGATAGGCGGGAATGTCTACTGTGAGCGAGAAACAGGTGCTTGTGCTGAAGCATGTGTACAAGAAACGGCCGGTACACACTGTACTGAACTATGTCCGCCCAACTGCAAACATCGAACCtgtaacaagcaaacaaaaaagtGTATCGCCGGGTGTGAGACAGGCTGGACAGGAGACTACTGTAATACATCATGTGACAACTGTCTGATGGAAAAATGCAATGACAAGGGCTACTGTCTCTTGGGCTGTAAACCTGGCTTCTTCGGACAAAACTGTGATAGGAGATGTCTACACTGCTGGACTACTGGCTGTGACAGAGATTCCGGAATCTGTGAACAGTGTCATCCTGGTTACCATGGCCCCAACTGCGCCGCTACTTGTCCTGAAACCTGCTATAAAAGCCGGGAGGGTTATAGAAACTGTGACCGACACACCAAAGCGTGTCTAGAGGGCTGTGAACCTGGATGGCACGGGACCCATTGTAACACGCCGTGCAGCATCTCATGTACATCAGCCCGATGTTACAGCCATGACGGATCCTGTGTAGACGGATGTGTACCCGGTTTCTATGGCAAACACTGCCACAAGAGATGCATTCATGGaaactgtaaaaacaacacttgtgaCCACCACGGTCATTGTAAGGAATGCAAAGATGGTTGGTTTGGAAAAGACTGTAAGCAACTTTGCACAGCACAATGCGAGTCATGTCTTCGCGACACTGGACAATGTTCACGGTGCTTTGATGGCTATCATGGTACTGACTGTACTGATAAATGCAGTGAAACCTGTCACATATGTGACAGTGACGGCAACTGTTGTAGAGATCTGAAATACGGAACTCAGTGTCAGTACTCATGTAGCCAGGAATGTGAGACATGCGACCAGACAACGGGGGCGTGTACAAAATGTAGAGAAGGACAATCCCTTAAAGATGGCAAATGTGCCCCAAAAGTGGCTGAATATTATCCATCTTCGGGAGAAGATTCCGTGAAGCATATGAGACATAAAttcaattttattttcattttcttcactTATCTGTGCATGCGCTATGACTTGGCGTAGCTAGAAGATAAGTTTGATTGCaatcatttgtttctgtcaCTGTTCAAGAGTAGTAGTATTGGGGCCAAAATGTCGTTCAGCTTTATATGATCAATAAACTAGTGACAGTTTCGACTTTACAAAACAATTCAGCGATCCAAAACAGATCGTTATGTTGAATTATTTATATATTGTGCCTGCTGTCTGCACAAATATTTGACGGCGTGTGAGATTATTGACATGTGTTTCAATTTGTGTTTGTACAGAAGTTAAGCATTATGTTGTTATGTTGTAACTGTTGTCTgttgaaataaatgtatttgtcatttgtattgctatttgtttcaattattCTAATGTCTATAAGACGTTGACAGTTTACCTAGCATAATACGACCAGAAAATAATCTCAAATAGGTCGGATTTATTAACTGTCTTATTTAGGAGAATATAGACGTAAGCATCCATTCTTTGCAGATGTGGCATACATAACATTATTTGGAATGACATCATCGATGGTTGATCACTCAGTCCTCTCATTTCCAGAGTTAACAATAGTATCAACAGGCGACTGCTTTGAAATTTTATTTGCTATTCAAGGGGTAGTCCTTCAGCCGGGTTAGCATGTATTTCAAGATGTCTTGTGGTATAATGACAAAGTTAGCAAGGTTGGTTTGTTTATAGGTTGGGGCCTTTGTCATTTATGTCTTGGTTGGTTTCGTATTCATCTGTTgccttcatttttttttttaaaaaaaaaaaggcATTTAAGACCTGGAAGTTATGCAATAAAATCATCGTTCTGTGCCCCTGTTCCATATTCTAATGGTTTACTGGGCAACCATCGATGTCCAAAACGTTCAGTTCAGGGATGAAACCGCGTCGAGGGGAATAGTGGTCATGTTCGACATGTCCCAGTCTGTGATCTACCCACTCTGGAACAGGTTTCACATAATATTCATTATCTCCCGGTTAGGTTACCCTTGGTCAACATCAGTTCAAGGTCGATCACGCAAAAACTTACTGCCCAAGCAAAGCAACTGCATATGTTGAACTATTGTTAACACTGATTCGTTGTAGCCACAAAGACACTGACGCAGAAAATGGGGAAACGCTGGTGGGGAAAGTCTAACTTTCTTCTTTACTTTCTGGGACGTGTCTGGAAACGCACTTGCCAACCTCATGAGAGATTTTGGGACTTGCCTAATGAAAGGTGTCGGGAACACTGAGGATTCCTGAATGCCTCATCTATCTATCCTTTGAGTTAGAatgtgagtctagttttacgccgcactcagcaatattgcagctaaaaataatcgagtctggaccagacaatccagtgatcggcaGCAggagcgtcgatctacgcaattatgatacgatgacatgtgccatcaagtcagccagcctgaccacccgatcccacccgagcatgggttactgaatttCCGTATTCTCCTTAGAAGAGTCACTGGAGAGTACTGCCGAAACGGCGCCAGTGGTTGTGTCGTTTCGCTGTGTCGGTTGTTATACGTTTTCTTTCAGAAGACGAATCGGATAAAGATACCCCCGGCAGCCAGACATCACCACCGCCAACGATGCTGCCAGACTTGTACGCTGAAGTTCAAGACTACACTCTGAACTCTTTCACAATGAAAATGATCATCGTTCACCTTTCTAACTTTCGATGTGACCAGTTTAAAGTACGGTATAAATGTTGATTTTCACAGACCGAGAGTCATACTTCCGGCAGTTGATCTGGTAATCTACATTTCGACAAATACCTTGAAACATGGTATGTGTGAGTTTTGCTAAAAGGGTACATTTCATTATCATGATGAATTTACGGAACTGACACTGGGCTAAATAATCGAATTTTTTCTTTGCCAAAGGTCCTCATTGCATACAGTACATATATAAACAGTTAGGTGCAGGAGTAAAATCTTGTTAAAGATTGTTCTTTCTGTCCTGTTATATTTACATCGCGAAAAGGACCTCTGACTGTTTGGATCATGTACCCGTTTGTACATCTGGGAATGTGTAGTGTTAAATTACAGTGTACTAAGAAACTGAAACTTGATATTCATCTTTGCTTGTAACGCTGAGATGATGTTTTCCTGTCAACTGTAGTGGAGACCGAGGTCAACTGTATTACGCTCTACTTAACGTCTTGCAATTCGATTCTAGTCGCCCGCTCACTAACAATACGTTGGCATCTTGACTTTAAACCTTAGTGTCACTTAGATATCATTAGCATGGCGCCGCAACGTTATTACGCTTCAAATGCCAGTGTTACAATTGTTCCCTGGCACGGAGTAGTTGTAACAGGTCGACGAGAAAATTGAAGACGGTTCAGATGTAACAATCTGTTTATTTtcgaaataaaataaaaacacaatatgaaatggTGTTATCTTGATCAAATGAGGTGGAAATGGATTAACGTTGACCTTTCTCACCATCGGCATTGAAGATGATTTTAGTTTAGAATTCTTGTATTGGTATGCccaaaatacaatacatgtacacagactAACACCAAAAACTTTCACCCAGGGGCCAATACTATCgtcataaaactgaaaatattctaTTATGAGATAACTGGTAAAGATCTAACATAAAACCTTCATCATAATTTGCTTCGATATCATAACACAATGAAAAAATACATGGGGCCAATTTCAACACAGTGTTATAATTGCCCGATGGCAGTAGCCATGTTTCATGGTATGTAACATGTTAACAACTTTTGACTTCTCAAATATTTCTACTTCAAAATATGTTGTAATACTTCAATTTTACGCTTGAAAGGTTCATTTCATACCAAGCCACATTTATTACATGAAGAAATTCTCATTACGTTTAGTGAAAAATTACTCACCTGTGTGAAAAACCTAGCAAAGGGAAATAATTCTACTGACCTCACCTACACTAAAACCTTTCGAGTAATCGCCCTTGTTTCAATTGACTCCCCAGTCTCCCCTATTTAATACACATATGTAGATAAATCTAAATGTGGGTATTAAACAAAAGGAACCTAAGCCGATGTCCTTACCTAAAATAgtgtacgtaggagatattttCGCTCAGGAATCATTGACATCTTTGTCAGATGTTCATTAAAAATACTAtgatgaacagcaaaagaaaaactgaaatcttcgaaaaactgaaatctcataaaagtaagctttCATGTTTATATGCTTTCTATTTAAAGACGTGATAGAAAATCACAGTTGAGTTTCTTTTGTAGCTTGCGATAAAGTAAGTGACAAAACAACTTCAACCGTGACAAAGTTCAAGGTCTAGCATTAGCTGTTATTGCGTTGTACACTACCTGCAGTGACTCACCACCCTCTCGGGAAATTATATCAGTTCCCAGAAACTCTCCAACACGCAACCCTGGGTCAACTATTACAAAAAATCTCTTATATGTTGTGTGGCGAGACAAACACTTCAGATAACAGGTGGCTCAAAGTCTAGCTCATGCCTTAACATAGCATGAATGTTTTTATCGCTTATGTCAGGGGACCTGAGCCCTGTGCGCACTAGTAGCGTGCAAGTAGGCGTGCAACAGTAGCATCATAAATGCATGTTGGTGTGTATATACTAGTGTCTAAATGAAAGACACTCCCGATGAAAGATGCTGTCTGAAGTCTGTGGGTTACCTTTGTTACTGGTCCGTACAGCTTAAGCTCGTAACTTGGCTGATAGTCTCTCGGAAGGAAGAAAATGATTGCTGCTGTCATCCTTCTTGTCATAATTATTGCTAAAGGTAGGTTCCTCGTTCACTCACTGGTGATTTGTATTGTTTATATGGACAAATAATACACTTTCCATAACTGTACGGTATTTTTTTCTATAAAACAGTTCGTTTCCGATGCTTACGACAATTGTTATGCTCAACTTGTTTTTGCTTCAGGTACTGAGTCGAGAGATGACTTCCATAACAAGTACTGCAAGACCGGATGTCGGGGTCCGCTGAACGGACACTATTGTCAACAATGTAAATATGGTTGCTATGGAGTTGACTGTACACGCCACTGCAGGCGATGTGACATCAGCGGCTGTGACAGAATGACCGGGATCTGCTACAGATGCAAACCTGGCTACTATGGCGAGAGCTGCCAGAATCGCTGTCCCCGAGGCTGCACATCCAATGGGTATGAAGACTGTGACAGAGACACGGGAGTGTGTTTACAAGGCTGCAGAGTTGGGTATCACGGCAGAAAGTGTGACCGTCTGTGTCCCCAAAACTGTAAGAGTTCAATTTGCCAGAAAGAAACAGGTCGTTGTTCGTACGGGTGCAGAGACGGCTGGTGGGGAACATACTGCACGGACTCTACTCCCAGTTGTCCGAACTGTGTTCATGGACTATGTGCGTCAGACGGGAAGTGCAAAGCACGTTGCTTACCAGGGTTTTATGGACAATATTGTGAAAGAAAGTGTGTAAACTGTCACACAACTGGATGTGACAAGAATTCTGGAAGATGTGACGAATGTTCTCCCGGTTTCTATGGCCGTTGGTGTAACCTACAATGTAACAGCAACTGTTATACGGGACTGAATAAACAACGTCGCTGTCACCGAGACACGGGCAGATGCCTGGAAGGGTGTGTAGAACGCTGGCATGGGGACCTCTGCAACAATCGCTGCAGCAGCAACTGTAAAGACTCCAGATGCTTCAGCGACGATGGGTCCTGCGTGGATGGATGTGAAGAAGGTTGGACAGGGGTACACTGCAATCAGGAATTCAACTGTCTTCGAGGCATACATGACAGTGACGGAGAATGCCTCCTGGGTTGTATACATGGGTGGACAGGACGGACATGTCATATCAAGTGTCCCTTTCATTGTCAGACCTGTGATGCAGACACGGGTCAATGCATCCAATGTCCACCAGGATATTATGGTGCAGCTTGTGCTCATGAGTGCAGTCTGTCCTGCAACAACCTGACCTGCGATATGGACGGTACTTGCATAGACGGGTGTATAGACGGAATGTTCGGTGACCGGTGCCAATATACGTGTCAGTGGCCGTGCTCCTCTTGCACCCAGGGTGGGAAATGTACGGGGTGTCTTCCCGGGTATAAGTTATTGGGAAGACAATGCAGAGACACTGTTCCTTATACCATGGCATCATCAATGGCTGCTTTAGAAGTTCTTTCACACAGCACAGGTAGATCTACTTATACATTATATATAAGATGTAAAattcatatataaatgtaaCGGAACATAATGATATTGCAGAATCATACTTTTCTGGGGAAATGTagtaaacaaatatacaatacGTTCATAACCATTTTCTAAACAGAATAGTGTTAACAAAGGAAATGCAAATCAACACAGGCGAATTAACAAACGATATTACATAAGTGCCAAATAGACATTTTCACTTCCTTTTTGGGTCTGTATTATGTTTTTCTATTGCtgttgtttttagaaatatttgatatCCGTGTattatggaatccgagaagggacattgtcgcgttgtcgcattgtcgcgttgtcgccctctcaaaaacaagcaaaatgaggtgaaaattaaccaaagcgcgacaatgcgacaatgcgacaacgcgacatttcgcctgtttgtcgcattgtcgcgatgtcgcgtgtcgcgtttcgaataacatttactctgttcctccaaagtgcgactcgcgacatagcgacacttttcaaggtcaaaatatgtcgcgttgtcgcattgtcgccctatctaagatatgtaagaattcactaaaacgcgacacgcgacaatgcgacaacgcgacatttcatcaaaatgtcgcgatgtcgcactgtcgcgtgtcgcgttttattaaaatattgaccatagtatgcatttaacaaattaactgaaacgcgacacgcgacaatgcgacaaaatgtatgtcgcattgtcgcgttgtcgccctttttgTTACCTGTGCGCATGTGTAGAAAGTAAATTAATCTACGCATGCGCAGAAAATGTTATACTCTATTCCATACTTCACTGGTCTTTCGTTACCTCCAAtggttttttaaatgaagtagTGCCCGAAATGGCCTTttcttcttgaacttaatgcaaatctttctttattgttttacatattgcaaatgtatttaGCCATTCAAGTGTGTTCTAGCAGCAAAACGAATTAGTAGCGCAACTATTCATTGTGTCCAAGAGCGATCGTCGTGGTCGCTCTcaggtggtagtttaggatggtggacaagagacagggaggacatgagtcggcgttagagatgaagacagcagcagccatgttttattactgtttggtcgaaggatggtcaaaatggtaaaatacagtggtaaacatgtgacagaacgcacatcaggactgaatggccaatgatcccgatgtggagacccgctctgtcacttacacacatattagaagtccgacggcgattcttcatcgtcgacgtagtcgtaggtgggcgacggccttggccgacaccccgactagacgcacaatccgtccacttctgtcgatgatctagtctccatggttggtcttgccGGTTGGTCTCctggatggtctcgctggatggtctgtGCGACTGACCAcatcagtcaggtttttatacacagggccattacgccacattgcgcaaggtcactggcccatgcacatgtacatacgtaagattcgccgacgtagggaggtgttaattgacatgtattgataacgtttgagaattaagggtcctgcccggaggggggtttatgataagaggggatacaccgaatgtttgccgaatacatttacatagacaaaggggatggaatttcggtgcactttggacttaaattgaaacaaatagattgtttgaataaatgaagttttaaggaaacttattgaaatgatttagtctatgacaattGTAATCACGGCGCACTGTACCCCTGTCATTCAAGGCCGGGCAATTTGCTGAGCAGTTAGTctcttagtcacaccagatagTTATTACCATACGTTCGAAtaccagcaccatacacattaatcacgTTGGAAatttcgatgacaggttgtgattacaggttgtgaaaaactataatattgttaaaattcaagccacatcggcaaattcatcaggtgatgtcctcgaatgggtcactatgttccataatgtggctcctgacagtttcgtggtacagtcctgtcggacgctgatgaatttgtctgggatctgcctctgttcagccagcagtggatggataccaagtagaattAGATATCACTTAACCATCCGTCACCTCAAGGACAGTTTTGGTCGactttgaacgtgataatgggaaaacgccttacaaatggactgttagcagtaggatattagaaacaatgacatcacttgGTAGAGTTGTGTACACTTGTAGTGCCAGAAACCAGctttccctccctcactcctctTACTCTTCTCGCCGCTCCACTCCACTCACCCAAGGGTTATTGGTATAAATAGCACGGTATTTCATTACAATCATGTATTATGATGcccgttttcatttctgtttgaatcctATATTATTAATCCTGCACACAGCCTGATTCACAATATGCCTCATAATGTTTTCATACGGATACTATATCCAgcgatatacatgtacttgtatcgttTTAAACCTACGGCTGTTATATCAAAAAAAAAATTCAGCAAAAAAAGAACCATTCCGTTAAGCAACGACACTCAGCCACTCTGGACTTCACGACTAGATGTacgttcatttatcattgttctgatGTCGATCCCTGGCTATCTGAACCCTTTAAAAATATCgaaaaataatcatgcttgtcatattttCTTTTTACATTCCGCTGTAACTActacaattttgatgaaatgtcgtatTCACGCATTACCGCGCGTcgcgctttgttaaaatattgactacagtatgtattataagatattaactaaaacgcgacacgcgacaatgcgacaacgcgacattttgatgaaatgtcgcattgtcgcgcgtcgcgttttgttaaaatattgactacagtATGTATTACAAGATATTAAGTAAAacgtagtctgtcgtacagaccctgaggtatatatatccaagagagcccaagcaagtctagaaaatgtggcaagtctagattttcatagcttcagggtctgtaccaatctgctgaattcatagccagtaTATGGTTAGTAATTATCAGTTGATCTCTAGCTGTCACTGGTGTTTAGTATAAATTCATGGGGAGGCTCCCCTACAGCTCCGCCATCGCCCCACACTTGGCTAAGACCTCGTGCCCTGTCCTCTCACCGCGAGGCAACATGTGTCGGGTTTTATTCAAGATTCCTGATCTTCCTCCCTGGAATTCTTCCCTCAACTCACAATGTCATCGGTAGACTAAGAACTACtctctcaaatgaacatattttactgggaaaaggtcatagtgaaaaaataagAATAACATAACTAGGATTGCCTCATGGGCAATACTGACGGTCTTCAGACTTCCTCCATACACCCTCCGAGGCTATcttcacttgaacagtttctttggacgTCAGCTGGACCGTCCATTGCGGTaatttttacattcatttggCACTGAGTCAACACTGCTGACACGACCACATAATTCACAAACTGCAGAAAAAGAAACTGGATGGCAAAGTCAGATATACAAAGTACTGGAAAGATTACAACCTGACATTTCCCAtacactgttttgtttgtgggtcataggttccaaattgggtaggtcgatgctcatgctgttgatcaccggattgtctggtccagattcgatcatttagagaccacagccatataggtggaatagtactgagtgcggcgtaaaattcaactcactcactgtaacaaaatcgactatttccttaatcctcatgtatttctgtgaacacTCACTGCTATGCCAGTGTAACGCAGGAATACgactgaatgtggcgtaaagcaatatacaaactaGTGGAAAGATTAGAATCTGACATTTCCATACcactaatactgctgagtgcggcgcaaagcaatatacaaactaatagtttccacattgcgcagatcgatgctcatgctgttgatcactagctggaataatgctcagtgcgacgtaaaactcaactcactcacttttacacAATCGACTTTTTCCTTAACACTCATTTATTTCTGTGACCATTCATTGTTAACCCAGTGTAGTGCAGGTGAAGGGAAACTCGAGTTGTAATTTCAGTGTGCCAAAGCGGCGTTCAAAATAGATATCTGCCTGTCACAGCCGGACgggaacattttgttaaaacttgAGTTGATTCAGGCTGGAAATGTACAAATGTTCTTTCCGTCGTAATTGTGACGTAAGTATTAATtttttacataaccataatgtgaagcaaagatgTTCGCCGTTCAATTAGCTACAGTTTGGTACCCTGAACGATGAAATCCAGTGTGTTTTCGCAGAGTTATGACATTTTAATGAACCCTGTGAAACGTTGACCAACTttcaagggcgataactccgaaGCTATGTAAGATATCACgatgccttgaacaaattaagctttCCAGTGTATGAGCTTTCTAATGGTGTAACAAATGGTGATTGTGCTATATGCCGTTCTGGAAAAGAAGGTTTTCAAAGACAGGCACTGGCAAAACGCGAAAATCGgcgaaaatttcagttttttcaaaatagcggAAAATCTGTCACGGCGGCCAACTTCCACTGTGCTTTGAGTCGATGGAGAATGATGTTGTCTCccttgtgtgaaaatttggttaATTTATCTCTTATAGGTTCCGAGATATTCAGGGTGAAAGatttttacattttgtgttGTCTGCCCTTACCGGAAGACGGTAGAAGTTTTTTCCATTGTATCAATTTCAGCATACaggctatcatccctgaaagtttGATCGAAATCCATCCTGTGGTTAGGTCAGGAGAGCTGGTACAAAATTCGTACAAAtaataagaagaagaagaaaaagaaaaatgttcGGATAATAACAGTAGGTCTTCCAGACTTTCAGTCTGAAGACCTAATaaaatggagactgagacctTCTTCACTAAGCCTTcttcagaagctaagggaatctagacttgccacattttctagacttgcatgggctttcttggatatatttgcttcagcatctgtacaacagactgggttttttttatctcagttCTTTTGCGACTTCAATTCCACAGGACAGGTACAAATCGATGGCAGTCTTTTCAAAGGGTTTTACAAGACGGCACAAAGTATCGTCGGTATGAGTGGCCTCGTGAACATTTTCTACACGCtgtgtgtgttgaacattttctgttaactgttacttgaaaaacatttcaatcaaagaCATGGATGGCTCTCTTTTACTACTTTCAATAAACAGTTTTCTCCTGTACCATGCGATTTCAATCAAACTGCCGTATATATTGCAGacagaatattttgatttgacagaaaaattatatttgatatctttgttGGAGTTTTGGATACATCCAGTTTTCCAGCCATAGCATTAGTCTCAAGAGATGCTAACCCTGAGCTCTGTGTTTGCTACAGTTGATACTTCCCCAGAGCTGCTCACACCACACTGAGAGGGAGTAGGGGTCCGGCTGGGTAGGGTGATGTTGGGGGCAATAAAAAgtcctgaaaatgaagaaagtctcaggactccatttcattatattattttttttttacctatgaacgtttttcagtaaaatatgttcatttcagagactagttgttagtctaactaaaacgcgacgcgcgacaatgcgacaatgcgacattttgacgaaatgtcgcgttgtcgcattgtcgcgtgtcgcgttttagtcattaagctacaatacatacattggtcaaaattttaacaaagcgcgacgcgcgacaatgcgacaacgcgacatttcgtcaaaatgtcgcgttgtcgcattgtcgcgtgtcgcgttttagtcaatAAGTTATAATCCATACTGTGATCAATCTTTTAACAAAgcgcgacgcgcgacaatgcgacaacgcgacatttcgtcaaaatgtcgcgttgtcgcattgtcgcgtgtcgcgttttagtcaatATGTTATAATCCATACTGTGATCAATCTTTTAACAAAgcgcgacgcgcgacaatgcgacaacgcgacatttcgtcaaaatgtcgcgttgtcgcattgtcgcgtgtcgcgttttattaGTTACGGCGGAATACAAACACTATCACAagcatgaatatttttatatgctttttaagagctgagatacccgtgattcgaactcagaacaatgataaatgaacatcCATGTTGTGTTAGTGTGTGGGTTAAGGGTGCGTGGTTAATGGAATGCCgtattcaaactgtccattttgctgaagaatattatgattcagtaggtgcatgtttgaaacgatacaagtaTATAAGTATCGCTTGATCAAGTATCCATAAGAGAAAAGTATGAGATATATTGTGAATTATCTCATATCAGGGTTAATAAGACAGGATTCAAATAGaactaaaaacagacatgacaacacATTATTGTATTGAAATACCTTGCCAATTTGCGAAGCTTCCCAAACCTTGAGAGAGTGCAGCGGCGGAGGAGTGAGGAGTGGTGTGGAGCGAAGCGGAGAGGAGTGGGCTAGGGTGGAGTGGAGTAGAACGGAGCGCCGGAGGAGTGAAGGAGGAGGAGGGTAGAGGAGAGGTGTGGTGTGGAATGGATTGGAGCGTCGCAGAGtagggggagggagggagggagactTGGTTTCTGGCACTTCAAGGGTACGCAACACTACCAAGCTATTTCATCGTTTCTAATAAACCATccctccaaaagaaacgcataggtgatttgtatttttacaactcttctgttgccaggcgtctgaatgttagtcggagcaagatataatgacttgcagctcgttgcagccAAACAGATGTAAGAAATCACCGCCCCTTTTCAGGCAGACctagagttaccactgcagctcaaATAGGTACatgcgggtactacagttgcgtgatggtactcccacgggtgagagcacaacagCC includes:
- the LOC137274148 gene encoding scavenger receptor class F member 1-like; its protein translation is MNRIKWATLVTVAILAAATSKVKGQRSCSTDGCLHGNGNLRCQSCQPGCYGSTCRSQCRGRCHTDGCERQTGQCFRCRPGVYGRDCDQTCPRHCADSVIGGNVYCERETGACAEACVQETAGTHCTELCPPNCKHRTCNKQTKKCIAGCETGWTGDYCNTSCDNCLMEKCNDKGYCLLGCKPGFFGQNCDRRCLHCWTTGCDRDSGICEQCHPGYHGPNCAATCPETCYKSREGYRNCDRHTKACLEGCEPGWHGTHCNTPCSISCTSARCYSHDGSCVDGCVPGFYGKHCHKRCIHGNCKNNTCDHHGHCKECKDGWFGKDCKQLCTAQCESCLRDTGQCSRCFDGYHGTDCTDKCSETCHICDSDGNCCRDLKYGTQCQYSCSQECETCDQTTGACTKCREGQSLKDGKCAPKVAEYYPSSGEDSVKHMRHKFNFIFIFFTYLCMRYDLA
- the LOC137274169 gene encoding multiple epidermal growth factor-like domains protein 10 codes for the protein MIAAVILLVIIIAKGTESRDDFHNKYCKTGCRGPLNGHYCQQCKYGCYGVDCTRHCRRCDISGCDRMTGICYRCKPGYYGESCQNRCPRGCTSNGYEDCDRDTGVCLQGCRVGYHGRKCDRLCPQNCKSSICQKETGRCSYGCRDGWWGTYCTDSTPSCPNCVHGLCASDGKCKARCLPGFYGQYCERKCVNCHTTGCDKNSGRCDECSPGFYGRWCNLQCNSNCYTGLNKQRRCHRDTGRCLEGCVERWHGDLCNNRCSSNCKDSRCFSDDGSCVDGCEEGWTGVHCNQEFNCLRGIHDSDGECLLGCIHGWTGRTCHIKCPFHCQTCDADTGQCIQCPPGYYGAACAHECSLSCNNLTCDMDGTCIDGCIDGMFGDRCQYTCQWPCSSCTQGGKCTGCLPGYKLLGRQCRDTVPYTMASSMAALEVLSHSTGNILQVEAIVLFTLVLASLYSRQ